TGAAATCCTGATTTTGtttggttcggtttgatttgattcgattcgattcaattttgaaggtttaaaattatttttggcacaatcttaaattctaaaaatgactgaaagagaaaaattgaaTGTCTATAGAATGTCACGTACCTTCCATTCTGTTCTATTCATCATTTCATTCACAGGAAGGGTGTCGCTATCAAATTTATCCAACATTCATGGGATTTGGCAACACCTTCCTTCTtatatttaatgatattttattaaatttcacACTATAACAATAatgtatatattaatgtatatgtggatgagcttcttttttttttttctcaatttctattTGGTTGGCAGACGTAGAGTCCATATTTTTCATGTTCATGGCCAGCCACCTTCTACAAATAgactttcttcttcctctctatctctcgtTTCTCTCGTTAACCTCTGCTTCGAATcatcttttctcttctcctcttcttcttcttcaagttAACCATGACCCATAAAACCCTAGACATTACCGTTACCTCCGCCGACGTTCTAAAGAACGCCAACTTCTTCACCAGAATGCGCGTCTACACAGTCGTCTGTCTCGTCGACGCCACCGTCTCCCGGCAAACCACGCCCGTCGACGAAAATGGCGGCGCCAGACCCTTCTGGAATTGCCCAATGAGATTCCAAGTCGAAGAGGCGAAGTTGCACCAGAACAGCGCCATGCTTGTCTTTCAACTCCGTTCACATGGAAGATTCAGAGACACAGATATTGGGTCGCTCTACGTCCCCATCAAAGAGCTCTTCGACGGCGCCTGCGACGTAAAATTCCATAGACAGGTGGCTTTGGCGGTCAGCTCGCGGTCTGGGAAGCCGAAAGGCGTGTTATACTTGTCATGCGTGCTCGGTTCAGCAAACTCCGGTGAGGATGCCACCGGCCGTCCACTGCCGTCGGCGCCGTATCCGCCGGAAGATGGGTGCTTTCGGGCGGACCCTGCTCCTTCTGCGCCATATATACGAGAAGGAAGTGAGATTTTCTTGCAGATATTAATGGGTGATTAAGATGGAAGATTAAATTGCTCTGAAATCGTTTTGCCTGATCAATTTTGTGGATCTTCAAATGTTTTAACACATTCGAGGTGGATGAAGAATTTCCGACGATGGGACAATGTGGGGATTGTTGTTATGTTAATTTGCTCCAGAAAGTGTCCAAAATAGGTATCAGAATAGGACGATTAATTCTTGATTAAATTGCTGTTGATTTTCTTGGTAGATCTATTTGGTACATACGAACTAAGATTAAGAGTCGGGTGGTGGTATTATATGGATATTATAAGTTTTTGACGAAGCTGTCTCCAAGAATTAATAGAAGAGAacacaacacacacaaaatGTACAGAAAGTAGGAACTGTGCCAACACACAGCCCCTTAAAAACTGAGCCAAATCAAAATCTTCACTCCTTTTTCCACAACGCTAACGTAATCAGAACAAAACCTACTCTTCGAAACAAAGCCAACCGAAAAGGTTTAGTAAAAGAATCTAGAAATCAAAACCGGCGTCACCAAAGCCGGCGTCATAGTCATACCCCCCCATATCACCGGCATCGGAAATCATGTCACCCACCAACAGCCCTCCCAGCAGCCCCGCTCCAAGCCCCAAGCCAAAGTTCCCCCGCTTCTTCCTCGGCGGCGGCTGCGCCTGCACCACGGGCGGCGCGTACCCATACGGCGGTGGTGGAGGATACCCATATGCCGGCTGCGGTGGGTACCCGTGCCCCGCCGGGTGGGCGTACGGCACCGCCATCCCAACCCCCGACGGTGGCGGGTAGGCGGTGCTGGCACCGACATGGGCCGGGTACGCCGTCACCGGTTCGCCGGCAGTCCTCGTCGGCGCCGCGATCTTGTCCCCGAACTTGTAGGAGACTCGGAGAGTCCCCCTGGGCTTGCCGGAGGGCCGACGGACCTGGTACTCCACCGTGCGCTGGGCGTCGGCGGCGTCGAATAGTTCTTTGAGGGGGACGGTCACCCGGCCGACATCTCTATCGCCGAGGGCGCGTTTGGACTTGATGTCGAAGACGAGATAGAGATTGTTGAGGGCTGCGGCTTCGATGGGGAAACTGATGCGGTCGTTCCAGCGGGGGTTGTTGCCGCCGGCGTCGTCGACGCGCGTCCGACGCTTGGTTCTCGGGTCGCCGCCCAGGGAAACCTCGACGTAGGCCTTCATCTTGGAGATCAGATTAACGGCCTTCAAGTCGTCGGCCGACATCACAGTGATATCCAACGGACGGTACTCCATATCCAATTTTCTTgagaaattaacaaaaagactCTCTTTCGATGGATGCAAGTTTCTGGgtcttgaagagagagagagacagggaATTGCTGAGAGGAGATTGTTGCTCGAGATGGCAACTACGAGAGGCCGatgattgatatatatatatatagatatgtatagTGAAGGGGGTATGTCAATGACGCTAAAAGGCGTGTAAAAGCACAGAAAGAAGAGATTTTTTAAAGAAGAAGATACCAGGAAGGAAAAGACAACCCAAACCGACTtcgaattatatatatatattatattatacgaTAAACAATAAtggatttaaaataaataaataaaaaaagaagagaaaaatcatGGAACGAGGGCCGTTCTTTTTGGTTGCTTTGGATGGATGCTTCCAGTTCCAGCCCCTTCCCTTCTGATCTGACGAGTTTTCTTCTCCGCGTTGCGTTATCTtctcctctttctcttttccaGGTAAATTCTCTCTATCCTTATCTGTAATTAcagatattatataatatttttcaaagtcaGTATAACACATtgaataaaattcttttaaattaaattaatttgaacttaattatcaaaatttgaaaaattagataAGACTATcagattacaaaaataattaaattattttcgtGGTTAGCCTTTAATTAAAAGACGCAATTACATGTTAATGCATTCAAATCGTCAGAACATCAAGAATTTGTAGTTAAAAGGCGATTGGTTTTATATGTCGATTTACCAaactttaaaatcaaaaccaaccAGCATGAACGATTTTTCCAAATGGTTCAAACCACCACTCACTCTTACCCCAGATGAAAAAAATTCtaatctcaaataataataattttttaatatttatacctTCATTTCAAATTATTTCACATAGTAAAAAGGTAAAATAGTTTTTGTTGAAAAGTAATTCAATTGATAACTAACTCCTTTTTATAAGCATTTTTTCACTCCCATCAATGCAAGCATATTTTATGGTATTTGACTAACTAATTTTGGCCTCACACACTCACCCCCGACAAGTTGCATTGGGCAAGAAGTCGTTCTACAGGATCAAACAATCTTATAAATGCGGTTATTAAATggggaaaaatgatgaaattgccCCTAGTTAGTTTATAAAATTGCAAGTCACTGCTctgctctcttctctctcctcccgTGGCCACTGTTGCCTTATTATTGCCATCAACTTGTCGCTGTGCCTTGCCTCCATCGCCTTGCCTTGTCTCCGTCACCTCACTGTCATTGCCCTTTCACCCCGCCTCGTTGATCGTTGTTGCAACGACGGTCAACGAGGCGACAATGGTAGCGAGGCGACAGAGGTGAAACGAGGGTAGCGAGGCGTGACGACGAGCTGAGGGCAGCGACGGCCATAGtttgcaaatttacaaagtgAGCGGggataattttatctttttgccCTAATTCGGTATGCCCGTCAGTCATCCTCTTTGGCTTTTAAGACTTTTTCTGGACCAACATAATAAGCCTATTTgactaatattaaaaaaaatctttttcatatacatatataatatgcttttaacaataaaatagAAGCAGATCTAacatttactaaaataattatcatgGTAACAAAAATTCACATCCTCAATTGTATCTtaatctaataaaattaattttaattctaataagatattaaaatattaaaaaaaacatcatgtataaaaaatttcaaaccaaTGAGATTTATAATTGTCTAattttcttctataaataagtagacaTTCatcctataaaaaatatatctctaatattgatttcaatacagcattcatcttcttcaacttaagtatcaaaatatttatacagGAATTTTTTTGGCActctttgattattttatttcttaaaacgttaaataatttaatgatgACGTtagtaatcaaataaatttattattgtatatcgataataataataattttaatttgtaaaaaaacacatttaattaaaggaaatattaaaggggatgcattatttttaattaaaagtatggAATCTATTTAAAGGATAAGCTTGGAGGCAGAGGCCTAGTAGAGTAGACCTTGTTGGACCTACTTCATCTAtttatatctatctatatattcACATTCCTGCATTCCACGCTACATGCcgatcaaaataataataataataatattaaccttttttttatatatttttatgacacAGAATAATAAcattaatgaaattttaaatgggTTGTTGAGTAGgtactttttattattattattaattaaaataataaaatgattgtCAAATggattattattaagaaatagaCCGGACTTGgcttacaaattaattaatataattttcccTTAAAGAGTACTACTTAGTTATTCGCTCacatccatttatttaaaatttatagaaaaGTTCAAACCCcatatattatttcaatttcttttctttctttcttttttttttaaaaataaaaaaaagcatttaaaaattctattCTTATTATAGTACGTAGGTGATGAAACGAATCCCTTCTTCTTGGATTCTCCTCTCAACAAATACATAATGAGAGAGGCAGGCACACAAGTTTTTATGAGAGCGAAATCTTGCAGCATTCCCCTTCCCAGCTGCTGCATTTGGCAAATTTAGTCACAACGTTGCTTCCTCACCACCCACACCCCCAAATCCCAATCCAAACACAAACACTAACATAATCCCCAACCCCACAGGCCCTGCCCTGGGGGCtcacgcacgcacgcacgcaatatatatatatatatatatatatataataaatgattcATTCAAGAGGATCATCCTCCCAACCCTACCTCTttaaaagagaga
This window of the Diospyros lotus cultivar Yz01 chromosome 5, ASM1463336v1, whole genome shotgun sequence genome carries:
- the LOC127802078 gene encoding protein SRC2 homolog; translated protein: MEYRPLDITVMSADDLKAVNLISKMKAYVEVSLGGDPRTKRRTRVDDAGGNNPRWNDRISFPIEAAALNNLYLVFDIKSKRALGDRDVGRVTVPLKELFDAADAQRTVEYQVRRPSGKPRGTLRVSYKFGDKIAAPTRTAGEPVTAYPAHVGASTAYPPPSGVGMAVPYAHPAGHGYPPQPAYGYPPPPPYGYAPPVVQAQPPPRKKRGNFGLGLGAGLLGGLLVGDMISDAGDMGGYDYDAGFGDAGFDF
- the LOC127802079 gene encoding protein SRC2-like encodes the protein MTHKTLDITVTSADVLKNANFFTRMRVYTVVCLVDATVSRQTTPVDENGGARPFWNCPMRFQVEEAKLHQNSAMLVFQLRSHGRFRDTDIGSLYVPIKELFDGACDVKFHRQVALAVSSRSGKPKGVLYLSCVLGSANSGEDATGRPLPSAPYPPEDGCFRADPAPSAPYIREGSEIFLQILMGD